The Streptomyces vinaceus genome contains the following window.
CTTGTCGGCCCCCGCCTGGTGGCCCTGCTCCGTCGTACCTCCGGACGCCTTCGCCCAGCGCCTGTTCCCGTCCAGGATCACGCCGATGTGCTTGGGCGACGCGTCATGGTCGAGGCGGCCTTCCACCCGGCGTGCGTAGAGCCTGTACACCAGGTCGCGCAGCTTCACGATCTTCCAGCCCCTCCGTGCAATGCCCCCGTGCGAATTGCGGTCCCTCCCCCGAGTCCGCCACATTACTGCGCGTTGGGATCGGGTACCCAACTCGGTCTGTCACAAGTCCGTGATAGGGAGGACAACGTGACTGATAACAATCCCTATCGGGCAGAGCCCTCGCGCTACGACTCCATGGAGTACCGGCGCACCGGCCACAGCGGCCTCAAGCTCCCCGCCATCTCCCTCGGCCTCTGGCACAACTTCGGCGACGACAAGTCCCTGGAGTCCCAGCGGGCGATCCTGCGCCGGGCCTTCGACCTCGGGGTCACCCACTTCGACCTGGCGAACAACTACGGCCCGCCCCCCGGCTCGGCCGAGCTCAACTTCGGGAAGATCTTCGCGCAGGACTTCGCCTCCTACCGCGATCAGCTGATCCTCTCCACCAAGGCCGGCTACTTCATGCACGAAGGCCCCTACGGCGAGTGGGGCAGCCGCAAGTACCTGATGAGCTCGCTCGACGCCTCGCTCAAGCGGATGGGCGTGGACTACGTCGACATCTTCTACTCGCACCGCTTCGACCCGCAGACCCCGCTGGAGGAGACCATGGGCGCGCTCGCGTCCGCGGTCCAGCAGGGCAAGGCGCTGTACGTGGGCGTGTCCTCGTACACGGCCGCACAGACGGCCGAGGCCGCGCGGATCCTGCGCGAGATGGGCGTCCGCCCGCTCATCCACCAGCCCTCGTACTCCATGATCAACCGCTGGACGGAGGAGGACGGGCTGCTGGACACCCTGGAGGAGGCCGGCATGGGGTGCATCTCCTTCGCGCCGCTCGCCCAGGGGCTGCTGACCGGCAAGTACCTGAAGGGCATCCCGGAGGACTCCCGGGCCGCCGCGGGCAAGTCCCTCAACCCGGACCTGCTGTCCGAGGACGTGGTCCGCCGCCTGGCCGGCCTGAACGAGATCGCGGCGCGCCGCGGGCAGTCGCTGGCGCAGCTGGCGCTGAACTGGGTGCTCCGGGACGAGCGGATGACCTCGGCGCTGATCGGCGCTTCGAGCGTGTCCCAGCTGGAGCAGAACGTGGCCGCGCTGGGCGGTGCGCCGCTCTCCGAGGAGGAGTTGAAGGAGATCGACTCCTTCGCGGTGTCCACCCCCGGCACGAACATCTGGGCCCAGCGCGGCTGACCTGCGCTTTTCGGCGTGGGGTGGGGGAAAGAAAAAACGGGCCGGTCCGTGGGGGGGATACGGACCGGCCCGAGGGGGGGGTTCCACCATAACCCTTCGTAAAGCCTGATGCGTGCATCGGCGCAAGATGATTACGCTCCGAAACCACCCAGCAGCACTCCGGTGAGGGCTCCGGCCGCCATGAAGGGGCCGAACGGGAACGCCGTACGGCGGCCCGCGGAGCCCCGCAGCACAAGGGCGAGCCCGTACAGGGCGCCGTAGAGGAAGCCGAGGAAGGCTCCGGCGGCCCATACCCCCCAGCCGTACCACCCAATAGTGACCCCGAGCGCGAGCGCGAGCTTGACGTCGCCGAAGCCCATGCCGGCGGGGTTGAGGAGGAACAGCAGGAGGTACGCCCCCGCGAGCGCGCCGCCGCCGGTCAGCGCCCCGGTCCAGGAGCCGGCGGCGCCGGGTAGCAGCGCGGCCGCGCCGAGCCCGAGCGCGAGGGCCCCGGCCAGGGGCAGGGTCAGCACGTCGGGCAGCCGCTGTACGGCGAGGTCCACGAGGGCCAGCAGGAGCAGGACCGGCGCCGCGGCGACGAACACCGCCGCTTCGGGCCGCCCCCCGACGGCCGCCCCCAGCACCCCGCACAGCACCCCGGCGAGGGTGGCCGTCCCCGCGGGGGCCGTTCCGTACCGGTGGGCTGGGGTTGCGGCCCCGCCGCCGCGGCAGTGCGGCGGGCCCAGCCAGCCGGGAATCGGGTGGCCCTCGGGGCAGCGGTCCCGCCACCGGGCGTCCGGGTCGACCGACAGCCGGTACGCCGCCCGCGGCAGCAGCAGCCCCGCGGCCGCGCCGTAGGCGACCGCCGCGGCGGTGATCACGAGCAGACCCATCCGCCGACCGTAGGCGCGCAGTCCCCCGCCCGCATGGGCCCGGGGGCCCAACCGCCCCTACTCTGCCGCCATGAGCACCAGCAACGGCCTCCTCCGGCTCGGCCCGGACCTGCCGGCGGTACCCCTGGAGATCGCGGACACCTACCGGGCCCGCACCCGGGGGCTCCTCGGCCGCGACGGCATCCCCGGCGCCGCCCTGCTCCTGACCCCGGCCGGGAGCGTGCACACGTTCCGGATGCGGTTCGCGATCGACGTGGCGTACCTCGACCGCCGCCTGCGCGTCATCGCGCTGACCACCATGGCCCCGAACCGCCTGGGGCTGCCCCGACCGCGCTCCCGGCACGTCCTGGAGGCCGAGGCGGGCGCCATGGCCGCCTGGGGGCTG
Protein-coding sequences here:
- the mgrA gene encoding L-glyceraldehyde 3-phosphate reductase, coding for MTDNNPYRAEPSRYDSMEYRRTGHSGLKLPAISLGLWHNFGDDKSLESQRAILRRAFDLGVTHFDLANNYGPPPGSAELNFGKIFAQDFASYRDQLILSTKAGYFMHEGPYGEWGSRKYLMSSLDASLKRMGVDYVDIFYSHRFDPQTPLEETMGALASAVQQGKALYVGVSSYTAAQTAEAARILREMGVRPLIHQPSYSMINRWTEEDGLLDTLEEAGMGCISFAPLAQGLLTGKYLKGIPEDSRAAAGKSLNPDLLSEDVVRRLAGLNEIAARRGQSLAQLALNWVLRDERMTSALIGASSVSQLEQNVAALGGAPLSEEELKEIDSFAVSTPGTNIWAQRG
- a CDS encoding prepilin peptidase, with protein sequence MGLLVITAAAVAYGAAAGLLLPRAAYRLSVDPDARWRDRCPEGHPIPGWLGPPHCRGGGAATPAHRYGTAPAGTATLAGVLCGVLGAAVGGRPEAAVFVAAAPVLLLLALVDLAVQRLPDVLTLPLAGALALGLGAAALLPGAAGSWTGALTGGGALAGAYLLLFLLNPAGMGFGDVKLALALGVTIGWYGWGVWAAGAFLGFLYGALYGLALVLRGSAGRRTAFPFGPFMAAGALTGVLLGGFGA
- a CDS encoding DUF192 domain-containing protein, whose translation is MSTSNGLLRLGPDLPAVPLEIADTYRARTRGLLGRDGIPGAALLLTPAGSVHTFRMRFAIDVAYLDRRLRVIALTTMAPNRLGLPRPRSRHVLEAEAGAMAAWGLRVGTQLSVEGPAGPTRLGSG